AAAATATAAATCTTCTACGTATAGCAGAAGATTTACATTTTCATACCATTTTACATTTTTCTATAAGCTTCTCTTTCTTCCATTAGGTGCTGCAAGAGAAAACTAACAGTCCAGTCTATAGATGTTGGTGTTACAGCGGCTAATATAGTGTCCGCGCTTTTAATTTCCTTTATACTATCAATTAGAGCATATAGTTCCTTATCCTTATAATTGTTAAATAAAAGTAATTTTTCATGGGGTAATTCAATATTGTTTTCCTTAGCATCTATGCTACACAATATTTCTTTAATTGTAAGTTGCCCCATGTTTTTCTCAATCACTTTGCAAGGTAATATATCTTGTTTTGATAGTATACTATTAAGTTTTTCTTTTTCCGTGTCAGTTAGTCCATACGCAAGGATAAGTCTTTCATTAATAAGCTTCATACTATCTTCCCCCTACACTTTAATATTTTTTAGAATCTGGCGTCTATGCTTTTATTACATTTTTTGTGGTTCGCTGTACTCCACGTCAAATGTTTCAACGCTCATGCTTTTTATTTTTTGCTCTTGCTTTGGTTTATCTCTAAAATCTCTTTCTACCTTAGCTATTTCTAAAGCATGTTCCATACCCTCTATTACTTTACCAAAGCCTGCATAACTTCCATCTAAATGAGGAGAATTAGCTACCATAAGAAAAAACTGGCTTCCTGCTGAAT
This DNA window, taken from Clostridium estertheticum, encodes the following:
- a CDS encoding DUF3783 domain-containing protein gives rise to the protein MKLINERLILAYGLTDTEKEKLNSILSKQDILPCKVIEKNMGQLTIKEILCSIDAKENNIELPHEKLLLFNNYKDKELYALIDSIKEIKSADTILAAVTPTSIDWTVSFLLQHLMEEREAYRKM